A single Pogoniulus pusillus isolate bPogPus1 chromosome 27, bPogPus1.pri, whole genome shotgun sequence DNA region contains:
- the ERAL1 gene encoding GTPase Era, mitochondrial, protein MAAAAAVAAARAVRWVARAAAAGPLLLGPARLLDSGALRAAALPARGSGSSSALGSILGIPAGKPSDSLGQHPPPVATSVEEQNRLLQHPPDQPQSPKVLRIAIIGAPNAGKSTLSNQLLGRKVFPVSKKVHTTRCKARGVVTHEDTQLIILDTPGLTNPLKAKRHNLDKAMLTDPWDSMKHADIVLVLVDVSDHWTRDSLSREVLKCLSKFPQIPSILVLNKVDLLKNKFILLNLVSELTEGIVNGKKLEVRSASKEDSSSLAKSPHQIAQASPPENRVPGSHCLQEADQAQEGSSLDSISDTRASESRLTAEAQGPKHCGPRDLKDLKGWPCFQEIFMLAALHGEEVDTLKQYLLMQAKPGPWEFHSGVVTSQSPQEICDNIIREKILEYLPKEVPYGVTQVTDLWEEGPSGELLIMQSLLVPRKSHMVMLIGRGGKVISRIAEEAGQDLMNAFLCEVRLKLKVGLKT, encoded by the exons CCGTCTGCTGGATAGCGGTGCCTTGCGGGCCGCTGCGCTCCCCGCCCGCGGGAGCGGCAGCAGCTCCGCGCTGGGCAGCATCCTGGGCATCCCCGCTGGAAAGCCGAGCGACTCCCTGGGGCAGCACCCACCGCCCGTTGCCACCAGCGTAG AAGAACAGAACCGCCTGTTACAGCATCCGCCCGACCAGCCCCAGAGCCCTAAGGTGTTAAGAATTGCCATCATCGGAGCACCCAACGCTGGGAAGTCCACACTCTCTAATCAGCTCTTGGGCAGAAAG GTGTTCCCTGTCTCTAAGAAAGTGCACACAACCCGATGCAAAGCCCGGGGTGTTGTCACACATGAGGACACACAGCTG ATCATTTTGGACACACCTGGCCTCACTAATCCTTTGAAAGCCAAAAG ACATAATTTGGATAAAGCCATGCTGACAGACCCATGGGACAGCATGAAACATGCAGATATAG TTCTGGTTTTGGTGGATGTGTCAGATCATTGGACACGAGACTCTctgagcagggaggtgctcaagtgCCTTTCTAAGTTTCCTCAGATCCCCAGCATCCTGGTTCTGAACAAG GTGGATCTGCTAAAGAATAAATTTATTCTGCTGAACCTAGTATCTGAGCTAACAGAGGGAATTGTGAATGGAAAGAAACTGGAAGTGAGATCTGCATCTAAAGAGGATTCCAGTTCTTTAGCAAAGTCTCCTCATCAAATCGCTCAGGCTTCTCCACCTGAGAACAGAGTCCCAGGGTCTCACTGTCTGCAGGAAGCAGATCAAGCTCAAGAAGGCTCTAGCTTGGACAGCATCAGTGATACAAGAGCTTCTGAGTCCAGGCTTACTGCAGAGGCACAAGGGCCAAAGCACTGTGGCCCTAGAGATCTAAAAGATCTGAAGGGCTGGCCATGCTTCCAGGAGATCTtcatgctggcagcactgcacgGGGAGGAGGTGGATACGCTCAAG CAATACctcctgatgcaagccaagCCAGGTCCTTGGGAGTTTCACAGTGGGGTCGTGACCAGCCAGTCACCTCAGGAGATCTGTGACAACATCATCAGGGAGAAGATCCTGGAGTACTTGCCAAAGGAAGTGCCCTACGGTGTGACTCAG GTGACAGACCTGTGGGAGGAAGGCCCGAGTGGGGAGCTGCTCATCATGCAGAGCCTTTTAGTCCCAAGGAAGTCTCATATG GTGATGTTGattggaagaggaggaaaggttaTCAGCAGGATTGCTGAGGAGGCTGGCCAGGACCTGAtgaatgctttcctgtgtgaagtCCGCTTGAAGCTTAAGGTGGGCTTGAAGACTTGA